A genomic window from Silene latifolia isolate original U9 population chromosome 11, ASM4854445v1, whole genome shotgun sequence includes:
- the LOC141612374 gene encoding syntaxin-81 — translation MAKNRDRTEDFKDIVRRQAVALDFDEVKLAAIMASFIIHKPRERMPFMRTSYKTLELIGELEQFLIRHRKDYVDMHRTTEQERDSIEQEVSDFVKSCQKQIDILKMSINDEEATSKGWLGRTDNSNADIIAHKHGVVLILSEKLHSVTSEFDRLRAIRFQDTLNRAMPRRKQRQTPPSKPTEHLKSRDSEIREADEVEPSPQLVRQQFEDDETQALQVELSNLLDAAQQTETKMVEVSALNHLMSTHVLQQSQQIEHLYNQAVEATHNVKLGNKELSQAIDRNSSSRTFLLLFLFVLTFSILFLDWYS, via the exons ATGGCGAAAAATAGGGATAGAACCGAAGATTTCAAAGACATTGTTCGTCGTCAAGCCGTTGCTTTGGACTTCGATGAG GTGAAACTGGCGGCCATAATGGCGTCATTTATCATCCACAAGCCACGAGAAAGGATGCCATTCATGAGAACGTCTTATAAAACT CTTGAGCTCATTGGAGAACTCGAGCAGTTTCTGATAAGACACAGGAAGGATTATGTGGATATGCATCGTACGACTGAGCAGGAGAGAGATAGTATTGAGCAGGAA GTATCAGATTTTGTGAAATCCTGCCAGAAGCAGATTGATATTCTAAAAATGAGTATAAATGATGAAGAAGCCACTTCAAAAGGCTGGCTTGGCAGGACAGACAATTCAAATGCTGATATAATTGCGCATAAGCATGGAGTG GTCTTAATTTTAAGCGAAAAGCTGCATTCTGTGACTTCAGAATTTGATCGGCTAAGAGCAATACGCTTCCAAGATACTCTCAATAGAGCAATGCCCAGAAGAAAACAACGGCAGACTCCTCCTTCTAAACCAACAGAACACTTAAAGTCCAGGGATTCAGAGATTAGAGAAGCAGACGAAGTTGAACCCAGTCCACAGCTTGTCCGGCAGCAATTTGAGGATGATGAGACTCAAGCACTTCAG GTGGAGCTCAGTAATCTACTGGATGCAGCTCAACAAACTGAAACCAAGATGGTCGAGGTGTCTGCACTTAACCACCTTATGTCGACACATGTTCTACAGCAATCTCAGCAGATTGAGCATTTGTACAATCAG GCAGTTGAAGCGACACATAATGTCAAGCTTGGTAACAAGGAGCTGTCTCAGGCAATAGACCGGAATAGCAGTAGCAGGACGTTTCTTCTGCTATTTCTTTTTGTGCTAACTTTCTCAATCTTGTTTCTTGACTGGTATAGTTGA
- the LOC141612373 gene encoding oleosin 18.2 kDa-like: MADRADRGDRDTIRDTRQVYVHPQQHMTTTRDRFGTTNGPTASQMIALVTLVPVSGTLLVLAGLTLVGSVIGLAVATPLAILFSPVLVPAALLVILAVTGFLSSGAFGLTGLSSLTRVTSYLRMVGERMPEELDYAKRRVADAVAYTGQKTKDVGQTIESKARESGTTGRV; the protein is encoded by the coding sequence ATGGCTGACCGTGCTGACCGTGGTGACCGTGATACAATTAGAGACACGCGTCAAGTCTACGTCCATCCACAACAACACATGACAACAACCCGTGACCGTTTCGGTACTACAAACGGTCCGACAGCGTCTCAAATGATAGCTTTAGTGACTTTAGTTCCAGTCAGTGGGACTCTCCTTGTCTTGGCTGGTTTGACTTTGGTTGGGTCAGTCATCGGTCTCGCAGTTGCGACTCCGCTTGCTATTTTATTTAGTCCGGTTTTAGTCCCGGCTGCGTTGTTGGTAATTTTGGCAGTGACGGGGTTTCTGTCGTCGGGGGCGTTTGGGTTAACGGGGTTGTCGTCGTTGACTCGGGTTACGAGTTATCTAAGGATGGTAGGGGAAAGGATGCCTGAGGAATTGGATTATGCTAAGAGACGTGTGGCGGATGCGGTTGCGTATACGGGTCAGAAGACTAAGGATGTTGGTCAGACTATTGAGAGTAAGGCTCGTGAAAGTGGGACTACTGGTAGAGTTTAA
- the LOC141612372 gene encoding putative aquaporin PIP1-4, translating into MEGKEEDVRLGANKYSERQPLGTVAQDRDYKEPPPAPFFEPGELTSWSFYRAGIAEFIATFLFLYITVLTVMGVKRAPNMCASVGIQGIAWAFGGMIFALVYCTAGISGGHINPAVTFGLFLARKLSLTRAVFYIIMQCLGAICGAGVVKGFQPTPYETLGGGANSVAPGYTKGDGLGAEIIGTFVLVYTVFSATDAKRSARDSHVPILAPLPIGFAVFLVHLATIPITGTGINPARSLGAAIIFNKKAGWSDHWIFWVGPFIGAALAAVYHTVVIRAIPFKSKN; encoded by the exons ATGGAGGGCAAAGAAGAAGATGTAAGATTAGGAGCAAACAAGTACTCAGAAAGACAACCACTAGGAACAGTAGCACAAGACAGAGATTACAAAGAACCACCACCAGCACCATTTTTTGAACCAGGAGAGCTTACTTCATGGTCATTTTACAGAGCTGGGATTGCGGAGTTTATCGCAACTTTCTTGTTCTTGTATATAACTGTGTTGACTGTTATGGGTGTTAAACGTGCACCGAATATGTGTGCTTCTGTTGGTATTCAGGGTATTGCTTGGGCTTTTGGTGGCATGATTTTTGCTCTTGTTTACTGTACTGCTGGAATTTCAG GAGGACACATTAACCCAGCAGTGACATTCGGTCTATTCTTAGCAAGGAAATTGTCATTGACAAGGGCAGTCTTCTACATAATCATGCAATGTTTGGGTGCCATTTGTGGTGCCGGTGTAGTCAAGGGCTTCCAGCCTACTCCTTACGAGACTTTGGGTGGTGGAGCCAACTCTGTAGCCCCTGGATACACCAAGGGTGATGGTCTTGGTGCTGAGATTATCGGTACCTTTGTCCTTGTCTACACCGTCTTCTCTGCCACTGATGCCAAGCGAAGTGCCAGAGACTCCCATGTTCCT ATCTTGGCACCTCTACCAATCGGGTTTGCCGTCTTCTTGGTTCACTTGGCCACCATTCCCATCACCGGTACCGGTATCAACCCAGCCAGGAGTCTTGGCGCAGCTATCATCTTCAACAAGAAGGCAGGCTGGAGTGATCAT TGGATTTTCTGGGTGGGCCCATTCATTGGGGCAGCATTGGCAGCTGTATACCATACAGTGGTGATTAGGGCTATTCCCTTCAAATCCAAGAATTGA